Part of the Halorhabdus utahensis DSM 12940 genome, CAGCGTCGAAAGTGGGACATCGTCGATCTGGTTCCGTAGCACTGATTCTCGTTTCATCTCGGTGGCGAGCGATACTTAGGCTTCCCCCCGATGCAACACTTGTCGCGTTTGTCGGCATGGAAGTCGAGTAACTCTCACGGTAGAACGACGGCTGGACAGGAGTGGCCCCCCGACTGTCAATTCAGCCCTCTGTGGCCGCCCAAAGAGTCATCCTTCCAGCCCCCCTTCATTTCAATATGAGATGCCCTCAGCCGCCAGTGTGTCCCGATCGCAATCGGACAGTCCGCTGAGCAGGTGAGACAATGACTCATTCCGAACCGATCCATGTCCTCACGGTTTCGACGGACGGCACGACCCACTCCTTGCAAGCGAGCGACCGGATCGATGTTTCGGCCGTGACGTCGATCGAGGCGGCGATCGATGACATCGATCGGAACGGCGGCGTCGAGTGTGTGGTCTGCGATCACGATCCGCCGGCGATCGACGGTGTGGCGCTGCTGGAGGCGGTCCGATCCCGGGAACCCGACCTGCCAGTCATGCTCTTTGCCGCCGGCGAGGCGGCTCGACGAGCAGCGGCAGCCGGTGTGACTGATACGTTTTCCGACCGGGCGGACACCGATCGACTCCCGACACTCATCGAGGAAGCTGTCGGCTATTACCGCGCGAAACGGGATCAGGTCGCCGCCGAAGCCCGGGCGGCGACGCACCTCGACGCGGCCAGAGATGGGGTGGCGATCGTGCGGGACGGCCGCTATGTCTTCGTCAACACCCAGTTGCTCGAGCTATTCGGTGCCCAACGCCGCGAACACGTCGTCGGTGAATCGTTCCCGGCAAATCTAACCTTCGAAGGAATCGATCTGGATGCGGCTCGTCTCGAGGCCGTTTCGAACGGTGGGCGAACGCTCGACGCCGCAGACGCGATCCTCCAGAGCCAGGCGGGATCGCTTTCGGTGGAGGTATCCGCCCAGCCGACCGAATGGGTCGGTCGCCCGGCGGCTGTTCTAATCGTCAGAGACGTCAGCGACGTCCGGCGGGTCGAGGAGCGACTTCGCAACTACGAGCAAGCCGTCGAGAGTTCGACCGATCTGCTGGCGGCACTTGACGCTGACCGGCGGTTCCTGTTCGCCAACGAGACGTACTGTGCTTACCACGGCGTCGAACCGTCGACCATCGAAGGCAGCCCGCTGGCAGATGTCGTCGGTCCCGATACCGACGACCGGCTCGATGCATACGTCGATCGCGTGTTGGCCGGCGAACGCGTCCAGTATGAGACAGTACGTGACCATCCGGAGCTGGGAACTCGATTGCTCGACGTCCGGTACTATCCGCTCCGGGGTGTCGACGGCGAGGTTCGTGGGTACGGGTCGACGATCCGGGATATTACCGAACGGAGCGAGCGCATCAACCAGTTACACAAGATCGACCGGATCCTTCGGCATAACGCGCGGAACAGACTCAACGTCATCACCGGCCACGCCGAGATGATCGAATCAGCGGGCGATGTCGAAGTTCGGACTCACGCCGGCAAGATTCTCGAGACGAGTGAATCGCTGCTCGACACGTTCAACAAAGAGCGCCGGATCACGCAGCTACTTGCTCACCCACCCAGCCGTGAACGAGTCGACGTCTCGACGGTCGTGCCCGCTGCCGTCGAGATGGCCCGTCGCCAATATCCTGCCGCCCGAATTTCGGTCTCGACGCCCGACGGCGCGACCGTCAAAGCCTCGCCTCGCTTGACGGAGGGCATACTCGAACTCATCGAGAACGCTGTCATCCATGCAGACGACCCGGCACCGACGGTGACAGTCGATGTCAGCATCGATGACGAGGCTGTTCGCATCGAAATCGGTGATTCCGGCCCGCCCATTCCGGACCAGGAAGTCAACATTGTGACGGGTGACAGTGAAATCGACTCCCTGAACCACGCCCGTGGACTCGGGCTGTGGCTCGTCTCGCTGATCGTGAGGCGATCGGGTGGTCGCCTGGAGTTTGATGACAACGAACCGAGTGGCAACGTGGCCCGGATCGTCTTACCCGGTTGAGCACTTCGTTCCATGTCGAACTCGGTCGAGTCCGGCTGGGACACCCGCGAGGAATCGCCGAAATTCGCCGGATGAACGCTCTTTATGACCGGCTGTCCCAAAGCGTTGCATATGACCAAGACGCGAAACGGACTGGTGGCAGCACTCTCGGTGGGGGGACTCGCGACGTTCGTCTCCACTGTGGCCGCCCAGTCCGAGGGAACCTCGACGACGAACGACCTGATCTGGGGGCTGATGAACGAGTTGCTGTGGGTTGCGATCCCGATCACGCTGCTCGTCGAGGCGATCCTGCTCTACACCGTCTGGCGATACCGGGCCGGCAAAAGCGAGGCGGCAAAGCCAACCCAGGAAAACCGCCGGCTCGAAATCACCTGGACGGTCACCACGGCGATCGTCCTGCTGTTCGTCGGCGTTGCCTCCTACGGTGTCCTCGGCCAGCAGCCCGTCACGGATACGGGTCCGTCCGAAGACGCCCTGGAAGTCGACGTGGTTGCCGAACGATACGCCTGGACGTTCAACTATCCCGAACAGAACGTCACCACGGGCGAGACGCTGGTCCTTCCGGTCGACCAGAAGGTGCGTCTGAACGTCACCTCCAAGGACTGGATTCACTCCTTTCACGTCTCCGGGCTGGGGCTGAAACAGGACGCCTTCCCCGGTAAATCGAACCATTTGACCACAACCCCGACAAAAACTGGCTCATACCAGCTGTACTGTGCGGAGTTCTGCGGTGTGGGTCACTCCGCCATGCTCGGGACGGTCGAAGTAATGGAGCAGGACGACTTCCAGGACTGGCTCGATCAGCAATCCGAATAAGTGTCGTCGACGGTCCTGCAGGGTGGCCTGGTGAGGACATTTTTCGAAGCGACGTTTCGGGACTACCCGCGACACGAGGTTGTTTTGTCCGCTCGGCCGCTATGATCCAGCGATGGTTCGGCACTACGAGGACTTTGCTGTCGGTGAGTCCTGGACGTTCGGAACGCGGCGTGTTACCGCCGACGAGATCCAGGACTTCGCACGCAAGTACGACCCACAGTCGATGCACGTCGATAGCGAGGCCGCGAGCGAGGGGCCCTTCGAGGGCCTGATCGCGAGCGGGTGGCACACCGCCGCGCTCTCGACTCGGCTGCTTGTGGATGGACTCTTCGAGGATGCGGCCGGCCGTGGCGGCCTGGGTGTCGACGATCTGGAGTGGCGGACGCCGCTTCGGCCGGGTGACGAACTCACCGTCGACGTCGAGGTGGTCAATACGGAACCGTTCGACGACGACCGCGGCCAGGTCGACCTTGCGGTGCGGACGACGACACAGGAGGACGACGAGGTACTCTCGATGGTCGTCAAGGGGCTGTTCGCGCGCCGGAACGACGGACATTGACATCCTCCCCGCCCTAAAGGGCGAGGATTCCCCGAAGGGGATATTCAGGTTGCGCGTTTCCTCGGTTCTCAAGTACGCTTTCGCGTGGAACGTCGAAGGTCGCCGTCCAGTTGTGACCAAGGACGTGCTTTCCAGCGCGTGTAGCCCTGTCAATGGGGCCTTCCTCCCCGCATACAGCGGGCGTCAACAGCGTGGGACAACGTCCCACGAGCAATCGGGCGTAGCCCGATGACGACGACTGGCTATTCAACCAGCGAGGTAGCACGGTTCGACTCGCCCGAAGGCTACGGAAATCAGAGATTTCCGTGCTCCCGAAAACGCCGAGCGTTTTCGAAGACGTTAGCCCGTGCATGGTTCACCCTCCCGTTGTGCGATATTCTCGGAAGCGTTCAGGTCGGCGTGGCGTCCACGACCACACTCCGAACACGAAAAGTGGTCGCCATCACGGGTTCCCATCGAACCACATTCCGAACACCGCTGACTGGTATGGTACGCATCGACTTTCTCGACGCGGATACCAGCGCGTTCGGCCTTGTACGTGATGAACTGTTGGAGTTGGTGGAAATGCCACGAGTGGACACCTGACCACGAACTGTTCTCGCGGATGCCTTCGAGGTCTTCCATTCGAATGACGGGGTTCTCGAACTGTTCCGCGAACGTGATGAGACGACGGGAGAGTTTGTGGTTCAAGTCCTTGATTCGACGCTGTTCTTTGTCACCCACACGGTTACGTGCGCGAAGCGCACCCGCTTCCGAAAGCGAATCGCGTAGGGAACGATATTTGCGTCGAACGTACTTCGCCTCACCACCAGACACCAGCATCGACTCGTCCTCACCGTAGGCGGTCACAGCGAGGATGTGCCGTTCACCAATATCGACACCGATGGCCGTTTCGCCCGACGTACCAGTGTCGTACTCGATGTTGAACGTACAGTACCAGTCGTCTCCGCGACGGTAGACCTGTAGACGGGTCTTGTCGGCGTCTCCTTCGACCAGTCGGCCTACGGGGTCGGCAATGTCATCGTACACCTCTATGGGAGTGTACCACCATTGAGAGACGCATGGGAAGCCGACGACGACTGTGCCGTTCTCGGTCGTGTCAAGTTCCCAGTTCTGGTTGTTGACTGCGAACGGTTGACTCTCTCGGTAGCGAACCTCTCCGTCCGTGTTGTGGTCGGATTTCGCCTCTCGGATGGCTTGGTTCTGGATGGCCGAGTAGAGGTCGTTGTCGATGCTGGCCGTGGTCACGGACTTGTCGAAGTCGCCGTTCTCCCATCCGTCGATGCAGAACTGTTTGGTGTCACGGTAGAGGCAAGAGGCATGTTGCCACTCCTTCCGTCGTGCGAGAGATGGGTTGTGAAACTTCGCGGTGACAGTCACCGTGACCATTACATTTGTAATTGGGTGCGCCTGCTTAAGTATTTGTTGGAATATCAGGCCGTGCTATCGTCGGTGGTTTGTGCCATCGTTTGTCGGCTTCATCCCCGCCCTGAAGGGCGAGGCTTTCGCCTCGAATTTTCCGTAACACGCTTTTCCGAACGCCGATCAGTCGTCGGCCGGCACCGCCTGTGGGCGTATCGTCTCGGCGATCGCCGGGACGAGTCCGTGAATCGATGCCGTCAGCGCCCGCGATTCGAGGTCGCGATAT contains:
- a CDS encoding MaoC/PaaZ C-terminal domain-containing protein; translated protein: MVRHYEDFAVGESWTFGTRRVTADEIQDFARKYDPQSMHVDSEAASEGPFEGLIASGWHTAALSTRLLVDGLFEDAAGRGGLGVDDLEWRTPLRPGDELTVDVEVVNTEPFDDDRGQVDLAVRTTTQEDDEVLSMVVKGLFARRNDGH
- the coxB gene encoding cytochrome c oxidase subunit II — encoded protein: MTKTRNGLVAALSVGGLATFVSTVAAQSEGTSTTNDLIWGLMNELLWVAIPITLLVEAILLYTVWRYRAGKSEAAKPTQENRRLEITWTVTTAIVLLFVGVASYGVLGQQPVTDTGPSEDALEVDVVAERYAWTFNYPEQNVTTGETLVLPVDQKVRLNVTSKDWIHSFHVSGLGLKQDAFPGKSNHLTTTPTKTGSYQLYCAEFCGVGHSAMLGTVEVMEQDDFQDWLDQQSE
- a CDS encoding RNA-guided endonuclease InsQ/TnpB family protein; translated protein: MVTVTVTAKFHNPSLARRKEWQHASCLYRDTKQFCIDGWENGDFDKSVTTASIDNDLYSAIQNQAIREAKSDHNTDGEVRYRESQPFAVNNQNWELDTTENGTVVVGFPCVSQWWYTPIEVYDDIADPVGRLVEGDADKTRLQVYRRGDDWYCTFNIEYDTGTSGETAIGVDIGERHILAVTAYGEDESMLVSGGEAKYVRRKYRSLRDSLSEAGALRARNRVGDKEQRRIKDLNHKLSRRLITFAEQFENPVIRMEDLEGIRENSSWSGVHSWHFHQLQQFITYKAERAGIRVEKVDAYHTSQRCSECGSMGTRDGDHFSCSECGRGRHADLNASENIAQREGEPCTG
- a CDS encoding PAS domain-containing protein — its product is MTHSEPIHVLTVSTDGTTHSLQASDRIDVSAVTSIEAAIDDIDRNGGVECVVCDHDPPAIDGVALLEAVRSREPDLPVMLFAAGEAARRAAAAGVTDTFSDRADTDRLPTLIEEAVGYYRAKRDQVAAEARAATHLDAARDGVAIVRDGRYVFVNTQLLELFGAQRREHVVGESFPANLTFEGIDLDAARLEAVSNGGRTLDAADAILQSQAGSLSVEVSAQPTEWVGRPAAVLIVRDVSDVRRVEERLRNYEQAVESSTDLLAALDADRRFLFANETYCAYHGVEPSTIEGSPLADVVGPDTDDRLDAYVDRVLAGERVQYETVRDHPELGTRLLDVRYYPLRGVDGEVRGYGSTIRDITERSERINQLHKIDRILRHNARNRLNVITGHAEMIESAGDVEVRTHAGKILETSESLLDTFNKERRITQLLAHPPSRERVDVSTVVPAAVEMARRQYPAARISVSTPDGATVKASPRLTEGILELIENAVIHADDPAPTVTVDVSIDDEAVRIEIGDSGPPIPDQEVNIVTGDSEIDSLNHARGLGLWLVSLIVRRSGGRLEFDDNEPSGNVARIVLPG